The genomic interval GGTTAAAAGAGGGGTGCTTTTAATGATTTTAAGTTCATTGAGATCAATTTTGTGCAAATGACACTGATGGTCGATGATTTGGAGTGTGGATTCATCCACCACGCATGCGCTAGAGATCGCGCTATGAAACGTTATCTCTCTTGAACTTGGCAACATAACTCAAACTCCTCTTGTTTGACGATGCAGATGAGATAGCGGGTTGGTTCATATGGGCTGATTTTGACCAAAATTTCAAGCATATGCGTGATGGATTTGAGAACGCCTTTAAAGGTAATATCGCCCTCATAGGACCAATTGCCTTTGATCGCTTCGATCGAGTCAAAATACTCCATCTCTTCAAAATCCACCACCTCTTTGAGTGTGAGGGCTTCCTGTGTGAGTTTGAGTAGTAAATGCTCATCACTGTGGTTATTGACAAGTTTTTCAAAGAGTTTATTGTAGGAATGAAAAATCATATCATTGCTCATTAGTGCGCACGGGAAGGGAATCTGCTTTAAAAAAGACGCTTCATTAAGGCTCAGTGCCAAAGAGAGATTTTCACTGTTTTGCTGTTCCCTTAGCGCGTGCAGTTTCGTCAAATCTTGGCAAATACTGATAAACTCACTGATCTCTCCCTCCGTGTTCACGATAGGCACAACGGTGGTGTAGTGGTAAAGCATTCTAAGGTCTTTGGTTTGGTTGATGATAAGTCCTTGCCATGTCTTTTTAGCTAAAATCGTCTGCCACAGTTCTTCGTACACCGCTTTTGAGGTGGAGGGATGGCTGATAAGATGGTGCGTTTTCCCAATCAGCTCTTCTTTGCTGTACCCCGTTGTTTTACAGAAATTTTCATTGACATCGGTGAAAATGCCGTTTTTATCGGTGAGTGAAACCATGGTTGCTTTATCAAGTGCTTCTTTGTAAGCTTTGAGTGTCGCACTTTGTGCATTTAAAGAAGCGGCTTGTAGGTGTGTAAAGTGTTTCAGTTTTTCATGGGCAATCTCTAAATCCTGCTTGTACTGCACCAGTGCTTTTTCTTGGTAAATGCGCTCAATAATCGTGTATAAAACCTTTAAAATTTGATCACTCTGCAGAGGTTTGGTAATGTAATATTGAATGCCAAGGTTGATCAATTTGATGAGGTATTCGCTCTCATTGTGTGCAGAGGTAACCAAGATGGGCTGTTTAGGATAGCGCTCTTTAATGGCTTCAATCATCTCAATCCCATCCATAACGGGCATACGAATATCGGTAATAACAAGATGATAGTCGTTTTGTGCGAGCATATCGAGTCCCTCTTGACCATTGGGCGCTAGATCGACACGTTTAAAAATATCACTCAGAAAAAGGCTCACCTCTTCACGCAACGCAAGGTCATCTTCGACATACAATACGTTTAACTCTTTACTCCAAGCGATCAGCTGGTCGATCGAATTTTCCATAATCACGCTCCCATGGATTTTATCGTTTCATTATATACTGTAGGCGTTGTATTTGGGTTATATTTTTCGCTATACTTAGTACAATGTGTGGTAACGCGGGCAAATCTACTCATTAAGGAAAGACACAATGCGAGAAACGTTAACGTTACTCCTTGTTGAAGACGACCTCTCTTTAAACGAAGAGTTGGGCATTTTTTTATCAGATTTTTTTGATACGATTGATTCGTGTGGCTCTGCTGAAGAGGCGTATGAAAAATACCTGAAAGCTTCGTATGACCTTGTCATTACAGACATCCAACTTCCCCACCAAAGCGGTCTTGGCTTGGTTGAAAAGATCAAGAAAAAAAATCCTTTGCAAATGGTCATTGTCATCTCGGCGTACAAAGAGGTTGACTATTTTCTCAAAAGCATCAACCTTGGTATCTACAGTTTTCTCACCAAACCATTTGACTCACAACTGCTGATCAACACGATGATCAAAGCAACCACTCAGTTAGAACAGCAAAAGGGTAAAATTGATAGCTCAATCGTTATTTTGCATAAAGGAATCACGTTTGATCTTAAAACCAAAACCTTACATGTAAACCAAATGCCACAAGAATTAACCGCAAAAGAGGAGCTTTTACTGTTTGTTTTGGTGAAAAATGCCAACGCATTTGTTCGTAATGAACAGCTTTCTCAAGAGATATGGCAGAGCGATGAGGTCAATAACTCAACGCTTCGAGCCCTTGTGAAACGCGTGCGAGACAAGCTGGGGTATGATGAGTGCATCATCAACCTCAAACATCGAGGCTATAAACTCTCTACACATCCTTCATAGGAAGTTGTAGTGGAGCGTTGAAAAAGTAGCCTTGTGAGTAGTCAATTCCCAATTTTTTGACCGTCTCAAACTCTGCTTCGTTGGAGACAAATTCTGCAATAACCTGCATTCCGATCTTTTTTGCCATGGATGCGATGGACTCGACAATGTCTTGATTGCGAAGGTTGGTGTCAATGCCTTTGATGAATTGCCCATCGATTTTGAGAAAATCCACCCCTAAACTTTCCAAGCGATTAAAATTAGAGCGATCGCTTCCGAAATCATCAAGGGCAAGCAGATAGCCCATCTTCTTGAGCACATGCAAGTTTTGAAGCGGTCCACGGTTAATATCGCTGATGATGATGTCTTCTAATATCTCAAATGTGACCAAGGCTGGATCGATGCGATAGAGTTTTTGTTTGGTTTCTAAAAAGTCGATAAAGGTTTGATTAAGCAGATCTTCATTGGTAATGTTCAGCGAAAAGGCGACGTTTTGACCTGCAAAAATTTTAAACGATTTGTTGATCATGATGCGTGTGAGATTGCTCATCAGCCCGCTGCGTCTGGCAGCTTCAAGAAAATGTGCAGGTGAGATGATCTCGCCATCGTCTTCAATGCGCGCTAAACATTCGTACTTGACCACGCTCAAGCTTTGGTTATCAACGATGGGTTGGAAGTAGGGCACTACGCGGTCTTCTTCGAGGGCTAGACGAAACTTTTGTATCCATGAGGTTTCGATTTTGGCACGTTTGAGAAAAACATCTTGGGTGTTGTAGATGTTGTACTGGTTCGGCACACCTCGCATACGCGCTTCACGCAGGGCAATACGCGCATTAGGAAGCAGTGAAGAGGGCGCATTTGCCGTTGCAATGCCACACGAAAGTGTGATATAGATAGGTTTTTCTTCGTATTCTCCAATGGGTGTTTCTCTGAAAAAGGCTTGGATTTGGATGGCGACAAATTCGGGATTGATGATTTGTGGATCGAAAATAATGACAAATTCATCGGAATTGTAGCGGTAGAGATGCACCTCTTTGGAGAGGTTGTATTGTAAATATTCGCCGACTTTAAACAGCGCTTCATCGGCAAACTCAGCCCCATAGGTTTGGTTGATAAAGCTAAAATTATCGATGTTGTAGAGCATAATAGTCAGTTGATGATTTTGCGGAAAGTTATCTAAAAAGTTGTAAAGCATGGTGGCATTTTGAAGTTTGGTGACCGTGTCTATGGTCAAAAAGTCATGCACGATTTGAGAATTTTGCGCCAGTTGCTCGCTCTGTTCTTCGAGTTTTTGCTCTAATGTGGCTTGGCGCGAAGCTTTCTCAAGGCGCTCTTTGACAAGCGATGCCACTTTGTAGAGTGTTTCGATGAGCTGGTCAAAGTCGATTGGTTTTAAGATGTAGCCACTCACATTGTTGCGAATGCTCTCTAAAAAATACTCGGTTTCATTGTGCGCCGAGACCACGATAATAGGCTGTTTGGGGTTGATCGCTTGAACGTGTTTAATGAGATCCATGCCATTCATGTGCGGCATATTAAGATCTGTGATGAGAATGTCATACCCATAGGGGTGTTCTTTGTAGATTTTAAGCGCTTCCGCACCATCGCTTGCTTCATCGATTTCACTGAAAAGATCGTGCAACAATGAGACGGTGTTTTCACGCAGTATCAGGTCGTCTTCAGCATATAAAACACGCAATTTTGAGGTGAGATTGACCAGATCGGTCAGACTAATTTGCACGGTGTTCTCCACGAATCTTAATCATAAATTTGGCGCCATGTGCTTTATTTTCTACATGTAAAGAGCCATGGCAATGCTCTTGTACAATGGTTTGAGACATATACAGTCCAAGCCCCGTGCCATTACGCTCTGCTTTGGTCGAAAAATAGGGGTCAAAAATTTTAGGAAGAATGGCATCAGGGATGCCTCCTGCATTATCCTCTATCTCGATGACAAAAAAGGCGTTATCTTCGTACGCATTGATCCATATAGTACCATTTTCTAGCTTTTTTTCAAGGATGGCATCTTGCGCATTTTTCAAAATATTGATGAGCACTTGCATCATTTGCGTCTCATAGGTGATGAGTGAATTGGACGATGTATTGTTTACATGTAACGTAATTTGATGCACCGATAAACTCTTTCCAATCAGCCCAAGTGCCCGATCGATAATCCTCTGGAGTGAGCTTTGTTCTTGCTGTTGTTCGGGTCTGAAAAAGTTTTTAAAATCATCAATGGTCGTTGTTAAAAACTGGATATAGGTCTCAATTTTACCAATGGCACCCAGTAAAAATTCCTCTTGGTCGGCTCTTCCTTGCTCACATTTAAGATCAAACTTTTTAAGGCTTTGTTTGAGCTTGATGCTAGCAGTCACGGCTGAAATGGAGCCAAGTGGCTGACGCCATTGATGTGCGATCATGCTGATCATCTCACCCATTTGTGCCAAACGTGATTGATACAGCATCATTTTTTGCGTCTCCATGTGTTCAACCACGCCCTCTTTGATCTTCTTATCCATCGAGTCGTACAGCTCTTGGAGCTCTTGACTCATCGCGGTGAAATTGTCCAGAAGTGTGTTGATCTCGACAATGTTGGAGCGCTCTATTTGTGTCACTGTGAGTTTGTCTTTGAAGGTTTTGGTCGCTTCGATGAGCTCTTGCAAAGGGTTGAGTATATGGTTTGAAAACGTTTTCGCACGCGCTAAAAGGATGCCAAGAAAAATGAGGTAAAAAAGTCCCATAAAGCCTAGTGCAAGGTAGCCGATAACGTTTGTTTTCGCTTTGAGTTGGGTGCTGTTTTTGAGCAAAGAGTCTTTGTCGAGCAAAAGGACAAATTTCCAGCGTGTCTGCGCAATGGTATTTTGCGTGATAATAAAATCACCCTGAGTGTGTTGCAGCTCTAGTATGGCTCTGTTCTCTTGAATCATACGACTGAGCGCCATTGCAAGAGGGTTTGTGGTGTTGGTGAAAAGATTGAAATCGCGAGGCTTCGTGATGGTCGCTTCAATGGGCGCATCATAGGTGTGTGTTTTGAGCTCTTTAATCCCAAGATGCGCTTCCAAAGCTTCGCTCATCGCAAGAATATTGCCGCGCTCATCAACAAGCATGCTCATGGAGCGATAAGGCAGTTGAAGCGAAAGCATGGTTTTTATGAGATGCTCTATCGTCACATCAATGCCCACAACGCCTTCTAAAAAATCACCTTTATACACAGGCGCAATCGCACTGATCATCCATCCAGCTCCTGCTGGGTCTAAGTAAGCATCGGTCCAGACCACGTTTTTGTCTGGATTGTGTGCCGCGTCAGCAAGGTAGTAAAAATTAAACGTTGGAATGGCGATGTCATGGGCGTATTGACCTAGCGCATTGGGCATAAAAGGGCAGAGCCTGTTCATGGAGTCATAACTGTTAAAATAGACCTGCGCGATATTGGTATTGCTCTGCAGAATGGCTGTGTAAAAGGGGTCGAGTTTCTCCGTGGCGATGGCTTTTTCCAAGCGGTTTGGGCTCTGTTTTTGCGCGTTTGAGAAAAAAAGTGAACAGCTCTCTTCATTTTTTTGCGTGTTAAACAAAACGCCCGAATTGGTTTGCACATAGGTACTATCAGTGGTGTTTACATGTAAAGGGTTAAAGGTGGAAAAAAAGTGCTCATGCTCTTTTTGAAAAAGCCGTGTTAAGCTTGAGAGCGTTTTAAATTCGTTATTGACGATGGTGGCTGAGCGTTTGCTCAGCTCCTTGATATGCACTTTGCTCTCTTCAATCAGCGCCGTTTTCGTGGTTGCATTGACATACGCATTGCTCCAAAAATAAGCCACTAAAAGCATCATTTCTATGAGTAAAAGCGGGAAAATGATAGAGCGTAAGTACTCTTTTTTGACCAAGCGTGCAAGGGTGTTTTGAACCATAGGTTAACCTTCTTGAAGTTTGATGGTAAATTTGGCACCCATTGAAGTATTAAAAGCGAGGATTTCTCCACCACAATGCTCTTCAATAATTGTTTTGGACATGTAAAGCCCAAGCCCTGTGCCATTTTTTTCCGATTTGGTCGAAAAATAGGGCTCAAAAATGTGAGGCAACACCGATTCAGGAATGCCTCCAGCGTTATCTTCGATGCTGATGATTTGCCAACTGCCTTCATTTTCAATCGTAATTAGAATCTGCGCGCGCTTAATTTCACGCTCTTTGATGACATCTTCCGCATTTTTCAAAATGTTCAAAATGACTTGCGTCACTTCGTTGGCATAGGTAAAAAGCTCATGGTTTGAGCGTGTTTCAACGTTGATGGTGATGCCGTTGATCTCCAGCGCTTTGCCGATGATCTCCAGTGTTCGGTTCACCAGTTGCGCAAGGGTCACACTCTCTTTTTGTTTATTGGGTTTGAAGAAGTTTCGAAAATCATCAATGGTATGGGTGAGAAACTGCACATACGATTCGATTTTGCTCATCGCTTCGCCTAAAAAAAGCTTGCTCGTTTCAATGCCCTCAGGCGTGGTGTAGTCAAAACGGTTGAGCGAAGTTTTGAGTTTGATGGACGCCGCAACCGCCGAAATAGAGCCTAGAGGTTGGCGCCATTGATGCGCGATCATGCTGATCATCTCCCCCATTTGTGCCAAGCGAGACTGTTGCAAAATGTGCTGATCTTTTTCTCTGTTTTTAAGCACTTCTTCTTCGACACGACGTTCCAGTGTTTGGTTGATTTCGATGAGTTCAAGATGGTTTTTGCATGCCTGAATGGCATTTTCCAGTTTGGATTCAAACGAAGCGATGATGGCTTTGATGAGTTCGATTTCTGCCTCAGAAGCTTGAAAGATAAACCCAATCCAATCCTCTCCCACCTTTACATGTAAAAGATGTTTGCCACTAGCGTGATTAAAACGAATGGACTCCAGTGGTGTTGAACAAGAAGGAGGTACAAAGAGCGCTTGATACGCCTTTTTGCCGTTGAGACAGAGCTGTTTGTACGTGTGTGCTTTTGGGTCATACGTCCAATAAATAGAGGCAAGGGCGCCCATTTTGCGTGAAAAAACCTTTAAAAAATGATCCATCATCTCTCGAAGTTGCAGTGACGTTCCTATGGCACTGACACATTCAAATGTGATGAGAAGTTGCTCATTGAGTTGTTGCATCAAAGCCCCCTAGAAAAGGATCATGTGGATGATTCACTATACTGTAAGATACCATAAAGAAGCTGATACAGACAATAATGATGACGTTTAGAGGGTACCGACAACGCAGGTTTTATTGTAAAACTCGATGCCTTCTTGGTTGGCATTGGCGATTTCCCCGAGGCTTAGAGCGCCCCAAAGAAGGCTTTTACTAGGGTAAACGCTGGAAATAGCTTCCAACTCTTTGGGAAACAATTCTTCTAAAAACAGATACCGCGCGATACAATCGATCAGCAGTATGGACTGAACCGTATCCTCTTCTTTATTGAAACGTGAAATCTGTGCCGCTTCTTTGGCTGCTTCTAAGAGATCTTCTTTTTCGCCTTTGAGAATTAAGAGGACAGAGTTCTCATCAAGATCACCCACTAAAACGATAGCATTGCCATCGGTGCTGGCAGGCTCTCTAACGATAAAATCTTTGTTGTAGCGTACAATCCCCAGTGGATAACGTTGAGAAAATTGAAAAAAAGGCGTTGTATCAAAGCAAAATCCACTCTCGTTTTCGACCGCTTCTTTATAGATGGTAAAGGCGTCTTGGTAGTTCATCTTTTCCAAAACATTGCCTTTGCACGACGTAGCGATAAAGGGGCCTAAGAGAGGTTTCCACCCATGTTTGACACCCACACCAATGGTATGCGGTGAGGTGATGATAATCGCCGCATTCATGTAAAAACGGTACGTATCAAAAATAACAGGCTCTTGGATGAGATTGGTTTTGCCCGCTCCGCCTCCGATAAGTTTTGTTTTCTCAGGTAAAAGTGAATAAAACTCTTCTAAAAAGTCATCAATTTGCGTTGAAAAACCATCAACAATGGCAAAGATAGCGCTGGTGTTAGGATCGGTGCGAAGTTGCTGAGGCTCGTCCATATCGATGATCTGCATCGAAGACGTTGCGCTAAGTTTAGCGGCAATAATACCTTGCGTATACGTTTTGCCTTTAAAAATAACCCTTGGAAAAATAGCACCACACAGCGTCACGCCCTCTTTTTGCAAGATCTCCAAAAAAGGAGTCTCCTCCGCAATCAGCAGGACATACGTGCCTTTTTTTAGCTTTACATGTAAGTCCTCAATGCGCTCAAAAAAAGAGATACATTCAAACATCGCGTGCTCCAAAAGTTTTCTTAGAGGCATTGTATACTCCAAGTGTGACAAACGCGTTGTAAAATCTTTACATGTAAAGATTTAGTGCTTTGTTAAAGATGCACACATTGCTTTTGAAGCTTCAATAAGAACCAAAGGTGAAAGGCGCAGTTGCACACCCCGAAGCCCCGCACTGACGTACACTTTTTCATGTTGATGTATGCTTTCATCGATAAACGTCGCGTAATGTTTTTTCATAGCAAGCGGTGAACACCCACCACGAATGTAACCCGTAAGCGCTAAAAGCTCTTTTACTGCCACAAGTTCGCACCGCTTAGCCTGCGCCACCTTCGCCAAAGCCTTCAAGTCTATCTCATCAGCCGCTGGAATGCACGCCACCACAATACGCTTAGCATCATCCCTCGCAACGAGTGTTTTAAACACACACGAAGCATCCACCCCAAGCGATGCCGCCGCATGCACCGCACTTAAGTCCTCTTCATCTACTTCATACGAAGTCATTTCATAAGGCAGTTTCAGTGTGTCCAAAAACCGCGCCGCATTGGTTTTTTTTAGGCTCATATTTTTCTTCCTAGAAACATTTTTAAAAAGATGGTAGCACAAAATATATCAAAATGAAATATTTTGAAATCACTTGATAAAAATTGTAGTAAGATTATTTAATCTTAAAAAAAAGGATTTTGTGTGAACTATTTTGAACTGACATGCAAGGTATTTATTAAGAAAAATATAGCGTTTCAAGCAAGCTTTGAGTTGCTCTCCAAATACATCAGTTTTTCGATGTACCAAGAAGGGATAGGCGAAGTCCATCAGAAAGAGGGCTTCAAATACTACGTTTTCGGAGGGCTTCTACCCATCGAAAAAGAGAAAGTCTACAAACAAGGCAATCTCTACAGCTTCACCATTCGCTCCTTAGATGAAACGCTCATCGACACACTCAAAACCACGCTCCGCCAAAACATCAACAACGAAAATCTCCTCGTCGTCGAAGCCCATAAAAAAACTATTTCACAGTTTTTCATCACCGAACTCTACAGCGCCACCCCCGTCATCGTCTCCGTTGGAAACGGCAAATACTGGACAATGCAAGAAAGCGGCGACATCATCCAACTCCAAAAACAACTCCACGAAAACGCCGAAAAAAAATACCAAAGCTTTTTTGGCGAATCTTTACATGTAAAAGAAAACTGCATTCAAATGATTAAAATTCTTAATGAAAAGCCTCAAAATATCGTTATCCATAAAGACGGCAAAGCCATCCGTTTTTTTGGTAATAAAGTTAGTCTAATAATCAACGAAGATGAGGTGAGCCAGAAGCTGGCGTTTGTTGCGCTGGCGTGTGGTTTAAGTGAAAAGAACAGTTATGGAGCTGGTTTCATGCTGGGAAGGGGGATGAAATGATTAATGATGTTTATTTGAGATTTAAAGAATTGTATATCCAAACAGATGGAAAGATTTTATCATCAAAATTTGCATTAGAAAAAGAGCCTGCTATTTGTATTAAAATAGATGAAGATGCCAATATTGTAGAAAAGCTAATTGTTGATAAAAATGTTAAAAGAGATGATTTATACGATTGGTTTAGCATAAGAAGCATTAAAGCGAAATACCTAAATAACAACAAAGCTGTTGGAAGTCAAATGATTTTCAGTAACAGTAATTTGGCTTTATTTGGGAGATTTGATACTTTTCCAATGGTAACATTGGAGAGTTTTAAAAAGCTTTTTGATGTTAAGCCTGATCCTACTAATAAAAAAACGACAGCAAAATCACAATTTTATTCCAAGTATCAAAATAATGTTATAGCAATATTTCAGCCATCTGATACGGTTTATTTTGTAGATGAATTTATTCAAAAATGTGATTTTTTGAATGAATCAGATGTGAAATTTCTTTCAGAAGAGTGCTTTATTACTGAAGTAGCACTTTCGGCTTATTTTAAGAAATTGGTTGAAGATTATACTTGTATAGAGGAACAATTTTTTACTAAAGAGAAGCTTTTATATATTCTCTCCCAACTAAAAAATGAATTTAAAGAATATGCACACAAACAGATTAAAGTAAAAATATTTAGAAATAAGTCTGTTCAAGAGTATCAAGAAAGCGAAATCAAATATTTATCGAATAGTTTATTTACGGTCGAAGATGAAGGCAAAAAAATAGGTGATTTAGGGTTGCCTTTTTTAGATAATACTTTGAATGCAAGTAAACCTTTTATGTTGCATCTTAATACAAAATATAAAATCTCCTTTCCAAAAAGTAAAGACGAAGCTTTATATATTAAATACTTGGATGATTATCTTTCAATTGATAAAGGAATTTTTTATCTTGAAATTGAAAATTTTACGACACAAGAAAAACCTTTTTTAAATGCGGATTTTGGTCAATTTATCATTATGAAAAAGAAAAATTATGAATTATTTGAGTTTTTACCAAGTTTTATCAGTGAATTTAAGAAGAATCCATTTATTCTGAAAAATCATCTTTTATTGCTGAAAGATAAAATTCCTATAGATAATAAGCAACCTTTTTATGAAGAATATTTATTAGAAGATGAAATAAATAAATTATTTTTTAATAAATTGAAAACAAATTATTTATCTGAAAAAATTGATAAAACAGAGGGAAAGCTTGTAAATCTTATTTTTATAGTTAGAGGGATTTGTTTTTCCTATTTTAGGAAAGGACAAATTACAGGAAAAGAATTTTATGCAAAAATTGCAAATTTTATAACAGATATGATTTTATATCATTATGAACATGCCGATGATTCAAAAATTAAATTTTTAGTTTCCGAGTTTTTAAATTTAAAAATATCTCTAAATGAATACTACAAAGGGGAAGTTATGGATATTCGATCTAAGTTGCAGACACTAAAAGAGAAAATTAGTGTTAATGATTATGAGAAGTTATCAAAGGAAGATTTTTTATTGCTCTCAGGGCAGATGGCATATTACTTGGTTTCTCAAAGTGAATCAAGTAATAGAACATTTAGGTTGGTGGAACATTATCTAAAAGCAAAAAATATCAAAATGCTTAAAAATCATCTGCGAAATGATTTGGAAAAATATAAACACAAATTAAATTTAGTCTCCAAAAATTCTAAATTTAAAAATGCTTATTCAATGCTCTTGGCATTTGAAGACAATGAAAAAATTAACCATGATGATATAGATGTGCTTTTAATTGGTTTGATGACAGATAATATATTTTATACAAATTAAAGAGGAGAATTAAGATGACTAGAGTTTATGGCGTAATCGGGATTAAAGCAAAAATGGCAAATTGGAATGCGGATTTTACGGGAAGACCAAAATCAACCAGTAACGGTGATATTTTTGGAAGTGATAAAGCACTTAAATATCCCATGAAAAAAATGTGGGAAAATGAAGGTAAAAAAGTTCTTTTTATTAAAAGTTGGAAAGATGAAAAAGGCTCAATTGTTCCAAATCAATTGGGAGAAAGATACAAGCTACTTTTTAACGATATTGATAAAAAAACTGAGACAAAAGAAGTAATGAATAATCTTTTTAAAGCGATTGATGTTAAAAATTTTGGAGCGACATTTGCAGTGGAAGGACAAAATATTTCGATTACGGGTGCAGTGCAATTTGGTCAAGGGTTTAATAAATATGACGATACCAATATAGAAATTCAAGATATTTTATCTCCATTTACAGATTCTAAAGCAGAAGAAAAAGGCAAAGAAGCAAAGCAATCAACACTAGGTACAAAAATCACCGTCGATGAAGCGCATTACTTTTACGGTTTCAGCATCAACCCCAAAAATTATGATGAATACAAAACCCTTTTAGGCTCAGAGTTTCAAGGCTACACCGAAGCAGACTACGCTGAGTTTAAAAAAGTGGCATTAGTAAGTGCTACGGCATACAGTACCAACTCTAAATTTGGATGCGAAAATGAGTTTGCTCTGTTTCTTACATGTAAAGATGAAGAGTGTTATTTGCCTGATTTGAGTGACTATATCAAATTTGATAGCCAAAAAAGAGAGATTGATCTTAGTGATCTTGAGAAGTTAATTGAGGGAAAATATGCGAGTGTTGAAGTTTATTTCAATCCATTTAAACTTAGTCTAAAAACATCTTTGAGTCGATTTAATATCTTTACCCAAGAGAAACTATAACCCATGAAAGCGCTTAGGTTTATACTCAGCGGCAAAACGGCATGTTTTAGAAAACCTGATGTGAATGTATTTGCCTATTTTACCTACAATAACATTCATAAACCAGCACTTTTGGGAATGCTTGGAGCTATCATCGGACTTGGTGGGCATAATCAACTGTCTAATAAAAATCGAGGTTTGAAAAAAGCTTCTTCAAGTTATGACGATGGCTTTCCTGAGTTTTATGGAAAACTAAAAGAGCTCAAAATTGCCATAACACCGCTTGCACCAAATGGCTATTTTAGCAAGAAAATTCAAACGTTCAATAACAGTGTTGGTTATGCCAGTTTTGAGCAAGGTGGTAATCTCATTGTCCGTGAGCAGTGGCTTGAAAATCCTGTGTGGCAGATTTTGATACTTGATGATGAAAGTGAAGTCTTTCAAAAAATCAGTGAGTACTTTTTGAACGGCAAGTCAGTTTTTATCCCTTATCTTGGGAAAAATGACCATCCTGCAAAGATTGATGATGTGAGAATTATTGAGCTTTTACCGTTTATCAAAGAGCAAAAAGTATCTTCACTTTTTGAAGAAAATAAATTGCAAATAGTCAAATCTCCACCACGTGGTGAGCTATCGTACTATTTTAAAGAAGTTTCACCTATTCGCCTTAACGAACAACATCATTTTTATGAGTATGCCAACTTGATATTTACAAATCATAAAATTGAAAATGAAAATGTCGAAGATGTTTTATCTTGTGAGGGCAACAATTATGCTTTTATCTGATTTTGGCATAGATGAGAGGTTTTTTGCACACACACGAGGAAGCGATAAAGAGATGTTATCGACGCATCTTAATCTTACATGTAACTATTATCAAAAGATCGTTACATGTAAGAATCTTGAACCATTAATTGACTCAATTATTCATACAATCGATAGTGCGAATGCTGTATTGATCAAAGAAATGTTTGAAAATGCGATTTTTTTACATGATTTAGGTAAAAAAAATCCATGTTTTCAGGCAAAAAAGATGTTAAATCCTCTCTTTAAAGAGCATCTAAATTGTGGCGACAGCTCGCATTCACGTACTGGAGCGCTAGAATATATTAGCTATTACAGACCAACCATCAATCAAATAAAAGATGACACTTCATTTTATCGTTTGACGTATATTCTTTATAATTTTGCATATCATATTGACAAGCATCATGGCTATTTAGGC from Sulfurospirillum multivorans DSM 12446 carries:
- the ybaK gene encoding Cys-tRNA(Pro) deacylase; this encodes MSLKKTNAARFLDTLKLPYEMTSYEVDEEDLSAVHAAASLGVDASCVFKTLVARDDAKRIVVACIPAADEIDLKALAKVAQAKRCELVAVKELLALTGYIRGGCSPLAMKKHYATFIDESIHQHEKVYVSAGLRGVQLRLSPLVLIEASKAMCASLTKH
- the cas6 gene encoding CRISPR-associated endoribonuclease Cas6 → MNYFELTCKVFIKKNIAFQASFELLSKYISFSMYQEGIGEVHQKEGFKYYVFGGLLPIEKEKVYKQGNLYSFTIRSLDETLIDTLKTTLRQNINNENLLVVEAHKKTISQFFITELYSATPVIVSVGNGKYWTMQESGDIIQLQKQLHENAEKKYQSFFGESLHVKENCIQMIKILNEKPQNIVIHKDGKAIRFFGNKVSLIINEDEVSQKLAFVALACGLSEKNSYGAGFMLGRGMK
- the cas5b gene encoding type I-B CRISPR-associated protein Cas5b; translation: MKALRFILSGKTACFRKPDVNVFAYFTYNNIHKPALLGMLGAIIGLGGHNQLSNKNRGLKKASSSYDDGFPEFYGKLKELKIAITPLAPNGYFSKKIQTFNNSVGYASFEQGGNLIVREQWLENPVWQILILDDESEVFQKISEYFLNGKSVFIPYLGKNDHPAKIDDVRIIELLPFIKEQKVSSLFEENKLQIVKSPPRGELSYYFKEVSPIRLNEQHHFYEYANLIFTNHKIENENVEDVLSCEGNNYAFI
- a CDS encoding FIST signal transduction protein; translation: MPLRKLLEHAMFECISFFERIEDLHVKLKKGTYVLLIAEETPFLEILQKEGVTLCGAIFPRVIFKGKTYTQGIIAAKLSATSSMQIIDMDEPQQLRTDPNTSAIFAIVDGFSTQIDDFLEEFYSLLPEKTKLIGGGAGKTNLIQEPVIFDTYRFYMNAAIIITSPHTIGVGVKHGWKPLLGPFIATSCKGNVLEKMNYQDAFTIYKEAVENESGFCFDTTPFFQFSQRYPLGIVRYNKDFIVREPASTDGNAIVLVGDLDENSVLLILKGEKEDLLEAAKEAAQISRFNKEEDTVQSILLIDCIARYLFLEELFPKELEAISSVYPSKSLLWGALSLGEIANANQEGIEFYNKTCVVGTL
- a CDS encoding sensor histidine kinase, which produces MQQLNEQLLITFECVSAIGTSLQLREMMDHFLKVFSRKMGALASIYWTYDPKAHTYKQLCLNGKKAYQALFVPPSCSTPLESIRFNHASGKHLLHVKVGEDWIGFIFQASEAEIELIKAIIASFESKLENAIQACKNHLELIEINQTLERRVEEEVLKNREKDQHILQQSRLAQMGEMISMIAHQWRQPLGSISAVAASIKLKTSLNRFDYTTPEGIETSKLFLGEAMSKIESYVQFLTHTIDDFRNFFKPNKQKESVTLAQLVNRTLEIIGKALEINGITINVETRSNHELFTYANEVTQVILNILKNAEDVIKEREIKRAQILITIENEGSWQIISIEDNAGGIPESVLPHIFEPYFSTKSEKNGTGLGLYMSKTIIEEHCGGEILAFNTSMGAKFTIKLQEG
- a CDS encoding type I CRISPR-associated protein Cas7, with the protein product MTRVYGVIGIKAKMANWNADFTGRPKSTSNGDIFGSDKALKYPMKKMWENEGKKVLFIKSWKDEKGSIVPNQLGERYKLLFNDIDKKTETKEVMNNLFKAIDVKNFGATFAVEGQNISITGAVQFGQGFNKYDDTNIEIQDILSPFTDSKAEEKGKEAKQSTLGTKITVDEAHYFYGFSINPKNYDEYKTLLGSEFQGYTEADYAEFKKVALVSATAYSTNSKFGCENEFALFLTCKDEECYLPDLSDYIKFDSQKREIDLSDLEKLIEGKYASVEVYFNPFKLSLKTSLSRFNIFTQEKL